The proteins below are encoded in one region of Nocardioides marmorisolisilvae:
- a CDS encoding dihydroorotase, translated as METNTAPRLVVRGGSLVVPDGLVEVDLLCADGKVAAWLARGEAVPSDEAYDASGKLLFPGFIDPHVHSRDPGLTHKETFWHSTLSALHGGVTTVLEMPNSVPPVVDGASYSSRVACLEPQAWVDFGLWGMTLGHENVDAIDEMFDLGAVAVKLFWGYALRRDTRSLVYNIGDLPPEQVIAPPENGDVLSIFRAVAARGGLLAAHCEDRHLLEAAEEELGHSLSTYDDLLRARPASAESTAVTIAAHFASLTGCRFHVVHMASAEATDVVRRAQRAGALVSAETCPQYLTLTDADYDQIGPTMKVYPPIRTAADQAALWRGIEDKTIASIGSDHAPHTLAEKAEPLDTQPAGIVGVETIVPVMLDAMARGRLSPQRLADVLSANTARLYGLYPRKGMLRPGADADITIVDPEGSVKISDEHLHSLNALSPWRGRTLKGAPVATVLGGRVAAEAGQVRDQTPAGKHVRAEHVRPVREE; from the coding sequence ATGGAAACGAATACGGCTCCGCGGTTGGTGGTTCGCGGTGGCAGCCTGGTCGTCCCGGACGGGCTGGTCGAGGTCGACCTGCTCTGTGCTGATGGCAAGGTCGCAGCGTGGCTGGCGCGCGGCGAGGCGGTCCCCTCCGATGAGGCCTATGACGCGTCGGGGAAGCTGCTATTCCCGGGCTTCATCGATCCGCACGTCCACTCCCGCGACCCCGGCCTGACCCACAAGGAGACGTTCTGGCACAGCACGCTCTCGGCCCTGCACGGAGGCGTCACGACCGTCCTCGAGATGCCGAACTCGGTGCCTCCCGTGGTCGACGGAGCGTCCTACTCGAGCAGAGTCGCCTGTCTGGAGCCCCAGGCGTGGGTCGATTTCGGCTTGTGGGGTATGACGCTGGGTCACGAGAACGTCGACGCCATCGACGAGATGTTCGACCTAGGCGCTGTCGCCGTGAAGCTGTTCTGGGGATATGCGCTACGACGAGACACCAGGTCCCTGGTCTACAACATCGGCGATTTACCACCCGAGCAGGTGATCGCGCCACCCGAGAACGGCGACGTCCTCTCGATCTTCCGGGCCGTCGCGGCACGAGGCGGCCTGCTCGCTGCGCATTGCGAGGACCGGCACCTGCTCGAGGCTGCGGAGGAGGAGCTCGGACATTCGTTGTCCACCTATGACGATCTCCTCCGGGCACGACCGGCATCGGCAGAATCCACTGCGGTTACGATCGCGGCGCACTTCGCATCTTTGACGGGGTGCCGGTTCCATGTCGTCCATATGGCTTCGGCCGAGGCAACCGACGTCGTCCGTCGGGCGCAACGTGCCGGCGCGCTGGTGAGTGCCGAGACCTGCCCCCAATACCTCACCCTCACCGATGCGGATTACGACCAGATCGGCCCGACCATGAAGGTTTACCCGCCGATCCGTACGGCTGCCGATCAAGCTGCTCTGTGGCGCGGCATCGAGGACAAGACGATCGCCTCGATCGGCTCGGATCATGCTCCGCATACGCTCGCAGAGAAGGCCGAGCCACTCGACACCCAGCCGGCAGGCATCGTCGGCGTCGAGACGATCGTGCCGGTCATGCTGGACGCGATGGCGCGTGGGCGCCTCAGCCCCCAGCGACTTGCGGACGTCTTGAGCGCGAACACTGCGCGTCTGTATGGCCTGTATCCGCGCAAGGGTATGTTGCGGCCCGGAGCCGACGCCGACATCACGATCGTGGATCCGGAAGGTTCGGTCAAGATCTCGGACGAGCACCTGCATTCACTGAACGCGCTATCGCCGTGGCGTGGCCGGACCCTGAAGGGTGCCCCTGTCGCGACGGTCCTGGGTGGCCGCGTCGCCGCTGAGGCAGGGCAGGTACGTGACCAGACCCCTGCCGGGAAACACGTCCGAGCCGAGCACGTTCGGCCGGTGCGTGAGGAATGA
- a CDS encoding acetolactate synthase large subunit, with product MNGAESVVHAAASVGLDICFANPGTTEVHILGGMNAEPRIRPVLGLFEGVCTGAADGFARMAERPAMTLLHLGPGLANGIANLHNARKAEVPVVNVIGTHATRHMNHESMLSSNVPALAQAVSIFVRETRVPEDAAADLVDARNAAIEQRGVATLILPTDVQWSEVPEHPRRSAQLWKPTFDAERIEEAATRLKAAAARGALMIGGAGLHEAGLRAAGRVQAATGCRLFCKRQPTRIESGPEIPVIERLGYFPDESAAQLASITDIVLVGTEEPVSIFAYRDGRTHVLPHESRVHPVARVGDDVVGALEGLADCLGGPDSAADVHQPVRPPVGTREQRLSERLAAIMPDRAIFVDEAITSAPDVFEHAMGRTRFTYLGLTGGSIGIAGPLAVGAAVAEPDRPVVAVVGDGSALYTLQALWTQAREGLNVTTVVCANNRYRILGVEQARAGIEENTGRVDALMDLSLPTIDWLRLAAGFGVPATRARDLEGLRTQFAGSLSEAGPHLIQLDVDEI from the coding sequence ATGAACGGCGCCGAGTCCGTCGTCCACGCCGCCGCTTCGGTCGGCCTCGACATCTGCTTCGCGAATCCAGGAACCACCGAGGTGCACATCCTCGGTGGCATGAACGCCGAGCCGCGTATCAGACCCGTACTCGGTCTGTTCGAAGGGGTCTGCACCGGCGCGGCCGACGGCTTCGCCCGGATGGCCGAGCGGCCCGCCATGACTCTGTTGCACCTCGGCCCGGGGCTGGCCAACGGGATCGCCAACCTCCACAATGCGCGCAAGGCCGAGGTGCCGGTCGTCAACGTGATCGGGACGCACGCGACCCGACATATGAATCACGAGTCCATGCTCTCCTCCAACGTCCCCGCGCTCGCGCAGGCGGTCTCGATCTTCGTACGCGAGACCCGCGTTCCCGAGGACGCTGCGGCAGATCTCGTCGACGCGCGTAACGCCGCGATCGAGCAGCGCGGGGTAGCAACCCTCATCCTTCCGACCGACGTCCAGTGGTCCGAGGTCCCCGAGCACCCCCGGCGGTCCGCCCAGCTCTGGAAGCCGACCTTCGATGCGGAGCGGATCGAGGAGGCCGCCACTCGCTTGAAGGCCGCGGCGGCCCGAGGTGCGCTGATGATCGGTGGAGCCGGGCTGCACGAGGCCGGCCTCAGGGCGGCCGGCCGGGTGCAGGCGGCGACCGGGTGCCGGCTCTTCTGCAAGCGTCAGCCCACTCGGATCGAATCCGGGCCCGAGATTCCTGTCATCGAGCGCTTGGGATACTTCCCGGACGAGTCCGCCGCCCAACTGGCCTCGATCACCGACATCGTCCTTGTCGGGACCGAGGAGCCGGTCTCGATCTTCGCCTACCGAGACGGGCGTACGCACGTCTTGCCGCACGAGAGTCGGGTGCATCCGGTGGCTCGGGTCGGCGACGACGTCGTCGGTGCCTTGGAGGGTTTGGCCGACTGCCTCGGTGGGCCCGACTCGGCAGCCGATGTCCACCAACCGGTGCGACCGCCTGTGGGCACGCGAGAGCAGCGCTTGAGCGAACGTCTGGCGGCGATCATGCCGGACCGTGCGATCTTCGTGGACGAAGCGATCACCTCCGCGCCGGACGTCTTCGAGCATGCCATGGGTCGTACTCGATTCACCTATCTGGGTCTGACCGGAGGCAGCATCGGAATCGCCGGGCCGCTGGCTGTCGGTGCGGCCGTTGCCGAACCGGACCGCCCGGTGGTCGCGGTCGTCGGCGACGGCAGCGCGCTCTACACGCTGCAGGCGCTGTGGACCCAGGCCCGGGAAGGATTGAACGTCACCACCGTGGTCTGTGCGAACAATCGGTATCGCATCCTCGGCGTCGAGCAGGCCCGTGCCGGTATCGAGGAGAACACAGGCCGGGTCGACGCGCTCATGGACCTGTCGCTACCGACGATCGATTGGTTGCGCTTGGCGGCAGGTTTCGGCGTACCGGCGACTCGGGCCCGCGACCTCGAGGGCCTTCGGACCCAGTTCGCAGGCTCACTGTCCGAGGCCGGCCCGCACCTCATCCAGCTCGACGTCGACGAGATCTAG